From the Anopheles merus strain MAF chromosome 2L, AmerM5.1, whole genome shotgun sequence genome, the window TACCGGCACCCTTTTCCGCCCCGCCATCGCCATCGCACTTGATGCTGCGTGTGCCTTCATCGGGTTGAAGCTCGCTGATGAGATGGTGATTATGAAGTCCCTGTCCCTGTTCATGAAACGGGCTGTAGCCGGGGCGGCATGTCCTCCCTTGCCCCTCGTTTGTTATAGAACCCTCCCTTGTTATAGAACAAGATTGCCACCGGGACGTCATGTGGTCTCGCCCCTCTTTCCACTCACAGTGTTGCAGCAGGGCAACCTCGCCCTCCTTGGACATTGTGACActattgctgctgttgttgatgctggGCGACATGGACCCTCGCCCTTCCTTCACACGttcctgctgtttttgctgctgcactctgctgctgatgcttggTGGCATAGACCCTCGCCCTTACTTCacacgttgctgctgctcgatgcgattttgtgctgatgctgatgcaaGTGATGCTGCATCCAGGGCGGTATGGCACCCTTGCCCTCTCGATCACGATGCTGCCAGGGCGGCATGACCCTTCACCCTTTCTTTGCGCGTTGCTGTTGCTCGTAGTGCAAGCTTTAGTATGGGATTGGACATAAATAACAGCAGCTGCGATTTTGCCGCTTCGTCGCAtgcattttgttaaatttcaaatggtttaAATCACATCATATAATGATTATCCCTATAGAGATACAATAATGAGTCATAATAGTACCTCAAACAGGTAGTAAATTGAAAAAACTAATTTCTTGGCGCATGTGACAAAATTGCATTCAGCGCTTTTCTGTAAATTACCTAAGAGAACGGCTAAAAGCTAAAAGTATAGCGTAGGTTCTCACCTTCTAACGGtgcttttttaaatttttatgtttaaaattatagatacacggtacctcttatgcgcggattcggagatacgctgTCTTCtgaatttgacaattctttgagcaaattttactgatttgacacatctacTGTCAAAGGCCAAAAAAATTcccttttgatcgaatgttcaaaacatttcaaaagagttaaaactgttaaatttagtcagaatttcatcaaataattaactaagtggctaaaaccaccccatgcttgcaaaattacatGAACATTAGTTAAATTTGGGCTGAAAATTACTGGATTCGATTTAGGCGGAAATTGGAGATACACTGTATTTTTCGGGCGTTTTCAGttcccattaaccgtgtatctcggggaccacctgtatttattttttctttttttattctatattGTACTAGTAGTgtaagttttatgttttgaagCTTTTACACATTTATAAAACGaatacaataataaataataacaaaacacaatacaatgaagtatggggccgcgcgcacgagccgcaccgtgagccctgctcgaccggtagcctgtAACACACTCaggcggcgctctagcagcattcgaacacgacatccgacacgaacaaacccatataatcatatggaggtgcactgtcagacacaaacaaacaaacaagacaaacatgtcaaatcccatacatttttcatgttcgatgtcgtgttcgattggtgctagagcgccgggtcaCTCTTCTGGGTTAGATGCACTCtgcacacactaagcgcgtATCGCTAAGTGTGGCGTagtagtgtgcgtgagcgcagtgtcgatccctggatgtcgaccagcagcagcgcaactgctacggcaaatccagggctcggcacgtctatccacaacagTAAGGTAGATaagttagtttaatttagcGTAACTTGATCAAAGGGCTCTAGGCCTACTATTATTCTTaccaaaattaaaaatcaGACTGCATCCTGGCAAAATTCATCACAACGATTCAAAGCTGTGGCTTTACGCTACATCTCGCAAAACATTTGTGTTCATGTACTTTATATTCGCATTTGAATTGATATCTTATATAGTACTCAtactatttttcttttcaggtGTTGCATATTTCAATGCAAAGGAGGGATGTGCAAAGTGCACCTGCGAGGGAGAATTCAATGACGAATGTACCATTTTTAAGGATACAAATGCACCACTGAGAACGGATCGTAACTTTCGTCGTAAGGCGTACGGAAAACATCACAGGGAAGTATCGCCTCTTCTAGGCTTGAAGAATTTCGATGTTATTGATGATGTCATAGTTGGTGACAATTTTCATTTAATCGATTTGGGGATAATGCGTAGATTACTATTAGGTTGGAGAGATGGAAAACTAGGTCTTAGAACTAAATGGTTTGCTAAACAGATTGaagaaatatctaaaaaaattataaaagtTAAACTGCCCAAAGAAATCCATCGAAAACTTGGTCCACTAGAAGACCTCAAATTTTGGAAAGGTACCCAATtccatagtttttttttaactatcttagcatttatatttgtttatttgtttatttgtttatttgtaaatgttaagtgattggccatcattggccttatcactgatcttataaactaaacttataataacataaagcatcacggtacaatgtaacatcagcacaaaataaataacacagagtatcacagcaagagaaacaggttaacttagggaattccagtcaaaagagtcataatgtgcattaaatttaaaagccatcgcagtcaaaggttcattatcgctatatgcacgtctagtttggtcaactcttagtagcctaaagtttcttaaaatacgagcaggtacgtggaaattaaatctagctaaaaggtccggtgaatctatctctcctaggatgatttttttcataaacaagatttgcgccgtttcgcgacgagtagcgagagactcgagtccaaaaattaaacaccgggcatgataactaggtcttgctgctacgttacgccagggtgtgaaccgtaagaccaaacgggtgatttttttctgcactgactcaatcttattcgaccataacgacgacgatgggcaccaaactactgaggagtattctaagatggatctgactagtgatttgtagagtgcgacaagacaatgtgggtcggagaattctctcgactgcctgcgtataaatcctagcattctgttcgctctatcaataatttcgttatggtgcacatgaaagtcaagtttacggtcaagggtaactcctaagtcttttactgcactgtgtcgttgtaattgtgtaccggagatgcagtagttaaacactattggacaattagaacggtgaaacgacatggacaaacatttatcaacagaaatttgtaggtcgttgttcagacaccagtcagaaaaagagtcgatcgatgcttgcaggacaagagaatcaccaaaacacctcacaggaaaaaaaagtctaagatcgtccgcatacaataaacattcagattcccttactacagtagtaacgtcattgaaaaatagagaaaacagcaaaggtccaaggttactaccctgtggcacgcctgaacaactcacgaattccctagatgtcatacattcaactttcacgcgatatcgacgattggtgagataagattcgaaccactcaactaaaggggtagagaatccaagacgagcaagcttcgccaacagcaagcgatgattcacccgatcaaaggcagccttaaggtcggtatagatgacatccatctgggctcccgaagcgaatgcagcatggcagtgagatacaaactccaccaaattagtggtcacactgcggcgagggaagaacccgtgttggcgtgttgatatcagcgagcggcaacagttcaagagcgagttctggacgacgacttcaaaaaccttagcacctgcaggcaaagtagtaataccacggtagttttccactaagctcttatccccctttttatgcacaggaaacatgtaggacgatttccatgcttctggaaacatacgctgattgagcgagagtgtgaagatacgagccagaggtccggccaaaacttcgctacatttggcaagaactgcggtcggaaaaccatcaggtccagggttgtaggatggtttgacctgcttgagcgcctttagcacagaatctctggagatgtttatgtcacgcacattaacatcgacagcgtcggagggcacgttgttgagagcagcatccaatgagaagccaggagcttcagtggcaaacgaactcatgaaacgatcggcaaataaattgcaggtttcctctttggtacacgaagttgttccattaaaggaaactatagctggcaaggagctgtttttccgttttgtgtcgacatacctccaaaattttttcggttttcttcttaagctgaactgtatacgaatcaaaaaacgagagtgTAGTTGTCAATTATAGCTTCGATATACATTGTGTGCTGCGATGAACCgcaatctcgattgttgtgttccactgttttggtaaaaccgatagcaggaagatttgtttcgttttaaacggcgtaattgagcattaccccacggtggaccctgtcgtgggcgttttattttgaaagataATTTGCCTGATAAAGAATATGAGCACTTCAAACTCTTGTTTTGTGCCATAGTTTTGCTATCTTCTGAAGTTTATCGTTCTAATTGGAAAATCGCTggtgaaatgcttaaggttTATGTTGAAGATTTCGGTAAACTGTACGGAGAGAAATTTTTAACCAGTAATGTGCACAACTTAATTCACATCTCAAAAGAAGTACAAAAGTTCGGTCCTTTACCTTCAATTTCCACCTATGATTTTGAAAATGCTCTGGGAGGTTTAAAAAACATCTTCGCAAAGCAGATCAGCATCTTCAACAAATAGTAAATAGACTATCGGAATTGGAAGCATTTAGTCATGATTTACGTTCTATGAATCATAAAGAATTTTACATAtcaaccaaaaccaaaccaaatggGGATACCATCttgcaaatgaaaaattttATACTTTGTAAAGATAACGGAAACGAATGGTACATGACAAAAGACAACAAGATTGTCAAATACACAAAGTCTtcagaacaaaacaacaaaaagataaGTATATTTGGACAAGAAATAACCGACAAGacagattattttttattaccatttccATCAAGAAttattaacatttttcttgGCGATCTTAAGAGCTTAAATCCTAACGAACTAGTTTGTCATCCTGGCGATATTAAATGCAAATTAGTTGCCTATAGTGTAGATAATAGTTCtgaatatttgtttattcCATTGTTGCACACGTTAACCTAAGTTTAATTTCACGTATTGAAATAGAAAATGTTAGAGCTAGATTTATGTAGTAAGTAAGGCAAATAAATGAAAGGTTTTATGTTTCTTAAATGTAGACAAGAAtttatattaattttcttttacgGCTAGTTGATTTGCGTAGACCTTTGGCCTTAGATCGTTCTAATGCGTGTTTCAATCTATTCATGAAGAAACCTCGCACCGTTTCATCTGTGACTGGCACAAGGTTAGTACTTCCTACGCATTTAAAAAGATTTACtacatttttaaatgaatgCATTGCTATTTTAGTTCCTGATTTAGAAATACCGGTCCATGTGTACTTTGTTAAGAAACTCCTATCGAAAAGGGCATCAAGAGTTGCTAACATTCTGTTGTTTATATCTTTATCaataattttttgtttcaataagCTTACTACTTGGGTATAATATTCTTCCTCATCTAAatctttttcaaatttttccaGATCTTCGACATTGTCTACGAATGGATGGTCAAAACCAGTAAGATTAGTAGTACTTACTTCGGTATGATTAAGTAAAGTATTTAATTGTACTTCGATTATGCCGATACGACTCactattttcttttgttctttTAAAATCTGCTTTTGCTCATTACGAAGCTCTATCATCATATTAGTTTGGGCTTCTAGTATTTCTTTTATCGTCTTGTCACGTGAAACTTCTTCTGGGACTACCTCAACTGAACCAACATATTCATCCACTTCTGACAAACTTGGTGTAAGAGGCGACATAGGTGGTGAGGAGATGTCGATTTCATTCTCGACGCGGATTGGAGTTAAAGAGTTTTCCACAATTCTTGTTGAAAACATATCAGCGTATGAAGTTGTTTCTCTGCAACTAGCTAATATCGGTTCCTTTCCGGAATCTGTAGATGATTCGCCGGACATGATCATTATAGTGCAATCAGCAGCTTCGTATGATAATCCTTGCCGCTTAATCTGACACTCCTGTTTCGTCCATCCTTCTTCCGGAACACTATTATCATTCGTAATTAGATGTTGTATGTTTCCTTTAACGTTTGGCCAAAAcagatatgtttttttatggctAGTGCCTTGAACCCAGGAATCAGGAACAATGCTTAATTCAGCGTACCCTTTAGGCCCACGGGTTTGCACTATTGAGAATGGCATAGTTAGATATTGCTGTAAACAAATAGAAATGCTTTTAATACATTAGAAAATCAGTACTGTACTCATGTACTACTCACGTTTCTTCTCACGGATACGGAAAACACGTACAAACTCTTTGAActaaaagatttttttattattttctgctTTTTAATTACAGTGCTTCGCCAGTAAGTTGTGGCAATAGCCCAATGCAATAGCCAGCATTCGGAACACAATACtcgattgaaacaaaaaactagaACCTTCCAGTTTGCAGTCTGATGAATTTACGAGGAATTTTCAAACCCAACACAATACTCATTTGTATTGTATTTTCATTCGGCGGATATGTTTTTGGCGCGTGTACGGAAAGAGATAAAaaacattgagctgtcaagcAAAACTAAACGAATAAAATTAACAACGAAATTTTTTTAACGAATCATCGAAACTTTCAATTTTTTTcgaattatttcatttaaacaaaatgaacCACGTAATGAGTCTGAAATGTTTCATTaccataaattaaatatttcataTTATGGTACTTTTTTCTATAATTATGGCCTCATAATTTTCACAAACCAAGTCTTATTATTACTGCTATAAGTATGTCTTTAAGTCATTATATAAGACGTCGTAAATCGGTTCTGATATGAGTCTGTTATCATgatttggctatttgggacgGCACTTCGAATTTTTCGGActtgccttttgtgctacggaatcataccGGGCTCACATTCTCATTATAATATGGCACTACGGATTTCTCCGGACTTATTTTGCTACGGAATCACACCGGACTCACATTAACTTTATTATGGCACTTCGAATCTTTCGGACTTGCCTGTTTACTATAGAAAAACTGCGCTATGGATTTGTAAACAGACTcgcattttatttgtttcggaTTGCTGTTCGCTACGGTCTTCGACCGGACTCGCATCTTCTTTTGCGACTGTTTgttattataaaatatttttatttgcactgCGGTCTTTAACCAGACTTGCATGCTTCTTACTGTTTCAGTTTTCATCAAAACCAGTGCGCTACGGATTTTTAACCGGACTcgcatctttttttaaatttttcaacatctttctGTTTACAAACACTGTGCGCTTGGGGTTTTCAGCCGGATTCGCATTCTTTTTTATaatcattataattatttcgaTATGCACTACGGTATTCAACCGGACTTGCATGCTCCTTgatgtcttgtttttttaaacactgtgCACTACGGGTCTCCAACCGGACTCGCATattcttttaaaattatatttattcaaagtctctttttattacaaacacTACTTTGCGCTGCGGAGTTTCAACCGGACACgcattctctttttttaatcaatagtATTATTTTGGGTATGCACTACGGTCTTCAACCGGACTTACATTCTTCTCGATTTTTCATgttctttcttattttttttagtttgccaAACTGCGCTGTAGATTTCAAACCAAACTCTTATTCTCTTTTCCCGGTCAGCAAAAATAATCATGCTTTCCCGCTCTAACatattaaaatgtttgttgGGTTCTGTTAGTAAGCGTCAGTTTTGTTGATTGGGTACGCAACATGGCTGTCATTTACACTCGCGCCTTTTCCACGTTTGGGACAATTCTTCGGGATTTTGCCGAACTCACCTTTTTGCCTTTCTTTCGTAAAACGCTACGTGctacaacttttttttccaGACTCACTCTTTCCATCATCTCTTATCTGCACGTTttacacaccaccaacaaaaaaatcgtACCGGCTGCGCCAATTGTAGAGTTCTGGTTCGGTGTAATATTTATTCGCCCGTCTTCGGCGGTGGTTCAATAACAACTGTCAACCTATTCTCCCTACTTGTACATGCTGTCCCTCTCTGTCACTGCTATTGCATTCTACAGCATCATACAttaaaattttggaaaaattcGAAAAGCTGactataaatacaaaaagtataatGTCATAATTGAGGTGGATCACGACACAACAATTTTCTTagacagagaaaaaaagattaatATTGGATTTGATAGAGTCTACGTACACAaatcttttttatgttgttttaagTGCGGACAATTTGGTCATAAAAGCACAACATGTGATAATGAAGAA encodes:
- the LOC121594944 gene encoding uncharacterized protein LOC121594944, whose translation is MPFSIVQTRGPKGYAELSIVPDSWVQGTSHKKTYLFWPNVKGNIQHLITNDNSVPEEGWTKQECQIKRQGLSYEAADCTIMIMSGESSTDSGKEPILASCRETTSYADMFSTRIVENSLTPIRVENEIDISSPPMSPLTPSLSEVDEYVGSVEVVPEEVSRDKTIKEILEAQTNMMIELRNEQKQILKEQKKIVSRIGIIEVQLNTLLNHTEVSTTNLTGFDHPFVDNVEDLEKFEKDLDEEEYYTQVVSLLKQKIIDKDINNRMLATLDALFDRSFLTKYTWTGISKSGTKIAMHSFKNVVNLFKCVGSTNLVPVTDETVRGFFMNRLKHALERSKAKGLRKSTSRKRKLI